TCGGTGAAAAGACGGGCGAGGCGTTCCGGCGCGGTCCCGGCGTCGAACAGGACTTTCTGCTTTTTGGCCCCGAGTTCTTTCAGCGCGTCGGGCAAAAAGTCGGGTGGCGACAGATGCGCCAGCTTTCCGAGCGCATTGGCCGTTCGGCTGTTGAGCTTTTCTGGATCAAGAAAGAGGCGCGGCTTGCCCCGGCGCGGAATCAGCGCATAGCCGAGCGCGATGGGCGTATGGGCGACATCGCCGCCGCGCAGGTTGAACGCCCAGGCGAGCGCATGCGGGTCGCTGACGAGCAGCGCGTCGGCGCTCAGCATTTCGGCGACGCGCTTCAGCTTCTTCGCGGCGGCCTCGCCGGCGTGTTTTTGCGGATGGAGGACGACGCGGCCGCGCGGTGGCGTGGGGCGATCCTCCCACAACAAATCGAGCGGGTTTTCCTCAACCGCGACGAGCCTGGCCTCGGCCTTTTTCGCCGCCGTTTCGAAACGGGCGATCTGTCCATTGGTGTGAAGCCAGGGGTCGTAGCCGATCCGCGCGCCTTTCTTGGCGTTTTTCGCCAGCCATTCGCTCGGCGGTGTTTCGCCGAGCGGGACGAGCGCGAAAGCTTTCGCGTCCACCTGTTCGCGCGCCTGGATCGTATAGCGGCCATCGACGAACATAGCGGCCTTGTCGGCGAGAACGATGGCGAAGCCGGCGCTGCCGGTAAAGCCGGTCAGCCACGCCAGCCGCTCCTCGCAGGGCGCGACATATTCGTTCTGATGGGCGTCGGCGCGCGGGATGAGAAAGCCATCGAGCTTCATCGCCTTCAACCGCGCGCGCAACATCTTCAGGCGGGGCGCGCCGAGCGAGGGGTCGGCGGCTTCCTCGTAGGTCTGGAAATGGGAGTCGAACATTTTTTCAGCCTAACAAATTTCTGGCGAAAGGCGAATGAAAGCGGCAAAGCTGTCAATGCCGAACGGTTTGTCGATAAGCAAAGATTTGGCCAATGCGCTTTCAGGTTCGTCACGAGACCCATTATTCCTATTCGACGCCGGTCGCCCTCGCACCCCATATTCTTCGACTCTCGCCGAGGCCGGAGGACGTCGCTGTTCGGAGGCAAGGGCTCCACATCGAGCCGGGCCCGGTCCAGCGTGACAATTTCCGTGATCCGTTCGGCAACCCGGTCACGCAGGTCGCCTTCGCGGGAACGACCCGTGATTTCATCATCGTCAGCGAATTCGAGGTCGAAACCTTCTCGGTCCCGGCGCCGGGCGCGCTGCTTTCGCCCTTGCCATGGGGGGCGGCGGAGGATGGTTTTCAGATCTATCGCGACGGCGGCGTCCATCCGAGCGTTCGCGCCTTCGCAGCGGAAATCTCCGCCCGGCAGGGCGGCTGGGCTCTCGGCTTTCTCGACGATCTCACGCAGACCCTCTTCGCCCGCACCGACCGGCGCATCCGGATCGACGGCTATGCCCAGTCGCCGGAAGAAACGCTCCTGAAGGCCGAGGGCGCCTGCCGCGATCTTTCGCTGTTGTTCATCGCCGCCGCGCGCAGCCTCGGGTTGCCCGCGCGTTTCGTTAGCGGCTACCAGGCCGAGGCGGATACGCCCGATGGCCAGCGCCATCTCCACGCCTGGCCGGAAGTGTTTTTGCCGGGTGTGGGGTGGCGGGGCTACGATCCGACCCACGGCCTGCCGGTGAGCGACGGCCATGTCGCGCTCTGCGCCGCGCCGGATCAAATGGCGACCATGCCGGTCGAGGGCGGCTATTATTTCGATGGGACGGAAGTGACCTCGACCCTGACTTACAACGTGCGGATCGCGACTCAATCCTGAACAGGTTTCGGCGCGGCGCCGGAACGGCGCAGCAACAGGGTCGCCCAGCCTTCGAGGTCGCGCCGCCGCCACAGGGAAAAGCCCTGCGCGCGATAAGCGGACAGCACGCCGGGCACGTCGCGCGCCAGCAAGCCGGACAGCACGATCTCGGCGTCGGGCGCGGCGATGCGGGCAAGCGACGGCGCGAGGCGGCGCAGGGGCCTGGCCAGAATATTGGCGAGGATCAGATCGTAATGCCCGGGCCGGTCGAGCGCGGGATGGTCCACGCCTTTGGCGACGACCGGGCGAACCCAGGGGCCGGCGCCGTTGAGCAAAGCGTTGCCGCGCGCCGCCGCGACCGCGCCGCCGTCGATGTCGCCCGCCGCCACTTTTTCGCGCAACGCTCGGGCCAGCGCCATGGCGAGGACGCCGGTGCCGCAGCCGACGTCGATCGCGGCGCCGGGACGCCGGCGCTTGAGAATGTCGTCGATGAACAGCAGGCAGCCGCGCGTCGTGCCGTGATGGCCGGTGCCAAACGCCAGCGCCGCCTCGATCTCCAGCCCGATGTCGTTGGCCCTGACGCGCGCCCGGTCATGGGAGCCATGGACCAGGAAGCGCCCGGCGCGCACGGCGGAAAGGCCTTCGAGCGAGGCCGCCACCCAATCCTTCTGCTCGACCCGGCCGAATTCGACCCGTT
This genomic interval from Candidatus Rhodoblastus alkanivorans contains the following:
- a CDS encoding transglutaminase family protein yields the protein MRFQVRHETHYSYSTPVALAPHILRLSPRPEDVAVRRQGLHIEPGPVQRDNFRDPFGNPVTQVAFAGTTRDFIIVSEFEVETFSVPAPGALLSPLPWGAAEDGFQIYRDGGVHPSVRAFAAEISARQGGWALGFLDDLTQTLFARTDRRIRIDGYAQSPEETLLKAEGACRDLSLLFIAAARSLGLPARFVSGYQAEADTPDGQRHLHAWPEVFLPGVGWRGYDPTHGLPVSDGHVALCAAPDQMATMPVEGGYYFDGTEVTSTLTYNVRIATQS
- a CDS encoding 50S ribosomal protein L11 methyltransferase yields the protein MLEGLPPNNAAFLMRLRCGEDQARSVADLVVETFDPAETAAAAFEEKSSTESWAATPWVVEVYFGHAPDEENVRALVAAAVGEELAQRVEFGRVEQKDWVAASLEGLSAVRAGRFLVHGSHDRARVRANDIGLEIEAALAFGTGHHGTTRGCLLFIDDILKRRRPGAAIDVGCGTGVLAMALARALREKVAAGDIDGGAVAAARGNALLNGAGPWVRPVVAKGVDHPALDRPGHYDLILANILARPLRRLAPSLARIAAPDAEIVLSGLLARDVPGVLSAYRAQGFSLWRRRDLEGWATLLLRRSGAAPKPVQD